The following proteins come from a genomic window of Chryseobacterium glaciei:
- a CDS encoding SPFH domain-containing protein: MEKVLKPMSGYLALVICLVLFIASVFFFITGAGSENIANIVLAGVCFVAFFFFIKGLMIIQPNHSRVLNFFGKYVGSVKDNGLFFINPLYSSQKISLRSENLQGQTLKVNDKMGNPIEIAVVMVWQVGDTYKAAFDVERYSDFVKMQSEAAVRHLAMSFPYDNLEDDHAPITLREGGDKINSILEQELTDRLSKAGIVIQEARISHLAYASEIAGAMLQRQQATAIVAARTKIVEGAVGMVELALKKLSEGNIVELDDERKAAMVSNLMVVLCGEKAAQPILNAGTLYN, from the coding sequence ATGGAAAAAGTTTTAAAACCAATGTCAGGTTATCTTGCTTTGGTAATTTGTCTAGTCTTGTTTATTGCATCTGTATTTTTCTTTATTACAGGAGCGGGCAGTGAAAATATTGCAAACATTGTGTTGGCTGGGGTATGTTTTGTTGCATTTTTCTTTTTTATTAAAGGTTTAATGATCATTCAGCCTAACCACTCAAGAGTATTGAATTTCTTCGGAAAATATGTGGGATCTGTAAAAGACAACGGATTATTTTTCATTAACCCTTTATACTCTTCACAGAAAATCTCTCTTCGTTCAGAAAACTTACAAGGACAGACTTTGAAAGTAAACGATAAAATGGGTAACCCGATTGAGATCGCAGTGGTAATGGTTTGGCAGGTAGGAGATACGTATAAAGCGGCTTTTGATGTTGAGCGTTATTCAGACTTTGTGAAAATGCAAAGTGAAGCGGCGGTTCGTCATTTGGCGATGAGTTTTCCTTATGATAATTTGGAAGATGATCACGCTCCGATTACTTTAAGAGAAGGTGGTGACAAGATCAATTCTATATTGGAACAGGAATTAACAGACCGACTTTCAAAGGCAGGAATCGTTATCCAAGAAGCCAGAATTTCACACTTAGCGTATGCATCTGAGATCGCAGGAGCAATGCTTCAAAGACAGCAGGCAACAGCAATTGTAGCAGCAAGAACTAAGATTGTAGAAGGTGCAGTCGGAATGGTTGAGTTAGCCTTAAAAAAGCTTTCAGAAGGCAATATTGTTGAACTAGATGACGAAAGAAAAGCAGCAATGGTAAGTAATTTAATGGTTGTTCTTTGCGGTGAAAAAGCAGCACAGCCTATTTTAAATGCAGGAACTTTGTATAATTAA
- a CDS encoding aldehyde dehydrogenase family protein, with product MSKKVKDFGIEKTLKNLGIKDENKGTSIGGKYFASGKTIESYSPADGRLIGKIKTSGESDYDKVIESAQKAFLEFRMIPAPRRGELVRQLGLKLREYKDDLGKLVSYEMGKSLQEGLGEVQEMIDICDFAVGLSRQLHGYTMHSERPGHRMYEQYHPLGIVSIITAFNFPVAVWAWNTALSWICGNVTIWKPSEKTPFCAIACQNIMAEVLKENNISEGVSSLLVSDHEIGQKLVEDKRVSLVSFTGSTRVGRMVSTKVAERFGKSILELGGNNAIIISKDADIDMSIIGAVFGAVGTAGQRCTSTRRLIIHEDVYEEIKKRLVKAYGQLKIGNPLDENNHVGPLIDVDAVNQYEESIKKCKKEGGKFIVEGGVLEGKDYESGCYVKPCIAEVKNSFEIVQHETFAPILYLIKYKTLDEAIAIQNDVPQGLSSAIMTQNLREAELFLSQAGSDCGIANVNIGTSGAEIGGAFGGEKETGGGRESGSDVWKYYMRRQTNTINYTAELPLAQGIKFDL from the coding sequence ATGTCTAAAAAAGTCAAAGATTTCGGGATCGAAAAAACACTCAAAAATCTAGGTATTAAAGATGAAAATAAAGGAACTTCCATAGGTGGAAAATACTTTGCTTCAGGCAAAACGATTGAAAGTTATTCTCCTGCTGATGGAAGATTGATTGGTAAAATAAAAACTTCCGGAGAGAGCGATTATGATAAAGTAATAGAATCTGCTCAAAAGGCATTTTTGGAATTCAGAATGATTCCGGCTCCAAGAAGAGGCGAATTAGTAAGACAGTTAGGATTAAAACTAAGAGAATATAAGGATGATTTAGGTAAACTTGTTTCTTATGAAATGGGTAAATCTTTGCAGGAAGGTCTAGGTGAAGTTCAGGAAATGATCGATATCTGCGACTTTGCAGTTGGTTTATCAAGACAGCTTCACGGGTACACAATGCATTCTGAAAGACCTGGTCACAGAATGTACGAGCAATATCATCCGCTTGGAATTGTAAGTATCATCACAGCTTTCAACTTTCCGGTAGCAGTTTGGGCTTGGAATACAGCTTTATCATGGATCTGTGGTAACGTTACGATCTGGAAACCATCAGAAAAAACACCTTTCTGTGCGATAGCTTGTCAAAACATTATGGCTGAAGTTCTTAAAGAGAACAATATTTCAGAAGGAGTTTCAAGTTTATTGGTTTCTGATCATGAGATCGGACAAAAATTAGTGGAAGACAAAAGAGTTTCTCTGGTTTCTTTCACAGGTTCTACAAGAGTCGGAAGAATGGTTTCTACTAAAGTGGCAGAAAGATTCGGGAAATCTATCCTTGAATTAGGCGGAAATAACGCCATCATTATATCTAAAGATGCAGATATCGACATGTCGATCATCGGAGCTGTTTTTGGAGCTGTAGGAACGGCTGGACAAAGATGTACAAGTACAAGAAGACTAATCATTCACGAAGATGTGTATGAAGAAATTAAGAAAAGATTGGTTAAAGCTTATGGTCAGTTAAAAATTGGAAATCCATTGGATGAAAATAATCACGTTGGACCGCTTATCGATGTTGATGCAGTAAATCAGTACGAAGAATCAATCAAAAAATGTAAAAAAGAAGGTGGAAAATTCATCGTTGAAGGTGGAGTTTTGGAAGGAAAAGATTACGAATCTGGATGTTATGTAAAACCATGTATCGCTGAAGTAAAAAATTCTTTCGAAATCGTACAACACGAAACTTTTGCACCGATTTTATATTTAATTAAATACAAAACATTGGACGAGGCGATTGCTATTCAGAATGATGTTCCTCAAGGTTTATCTTCTGCGATCATGACTCAAAACTTGAGAGAAGCAGAATTATTCCTTTCTCAGGCAGGTTCAGACTGTGGAATTGCTAACGTAAACATCGGAACTTCCGGTGCTGAAATCGGTGGTGCTTTCGGTGGTGAAAAAGAAACAGGAGGCGGTAGAGAATCTGGTTCTGATGTTTGGAAATACTACATGAGAAGACAAACTAACACTATAAATTACACAGCAGAACTTCCTTTAGCACAAGGTATTAAATTCGACTTGTAA
- a CDS encoding Arc family DNA binding domain-containing protein: MKPEKAQNSTENKSKKSFVIRIDESTYKLLEKWAGDEFRSVNGQIEYLLHQKLMESGRKKKE, encoded by the coding sequence ATGAAACCAGAAAAAGCTCAAAATTCTACCGAAAACAAAAGCAAAAAATCTTTCGTCATAAGGATAGATGAGTCTACGTACAAACTTCTGGAAAAATGGGCAGGTGATGAATTCAGAAGTGTAAACGGACAGATTGAGTATTTGCTACATCAAAAACTGATGGAATCGGGAAGAAAGAAAAAAGAATAA
- the ccsA gene encoding cytochrome c biogenesis protein CcsA: protein MKKLQDILISTRTMAVLLLVFAFSMAYATFLENDYGTPTAKALIYEAKWFELIMVLLMLNFIGNIGRYRLWKREKWPVLVFHLAFIFIFVGGAVTRYISFEGTMHIREGETSNEIVTDKNFFKIQIEEKGDVLNYQDVPYLMSPLHKDFNATYDFRGKEIKVVTKDYVQRKKDSLVADPSGAEYLHLVSTGKIGRQNIFIKPGETKSINGTLVTFNRAIEGAVEFKTEGGKIFIKTPVDATYMTMATQATGNTTKNEFQPLALRSLYSINELKLVVPEGLKKGKLLSIEGDRKKDANIPDVLTVELQGPKTKQLVELSVERGNPNAYKQVTMDGLNIMVGFGPKVYNTPFALKLDDFVMETYPGSTSPSAYESHIKIIDEGKQTPYKIYMNHVLNHGGYRFFQSSFDPDRMGTVLSVNHDFWGTLISYIGYTLLFSGMFVIFFWKGTHFWKLNKMLKDVNKKRAAMVVLLFLSLGLNAQKIETHGTTDGSSEHVHIEGESHSHTPASETVQPQAAQPFTKMKLVSADEIIARNRISAEHADKFGYLLVQNIEGRIVPINTQALDILRKLYQKDAFRGTDGKSLTADQWFISINTDTPSWTMVPMIKVDSKGGKALLEKTKANEDGYTSLMSLFPADANGNLTYILEADYNTAFRKKASEQTEYDKQIIKVNERVQIFNEFFSGQFMKIVPVKNDANHTWHSWLDQKFEPDMESQQVMGPYFAEVLTAQKSGDWTKADAELAKLSDYQQKWGKAVVPSKSKVDLEVFMNKVNINFKLLIFYTIIGGLLLMLGFVELFKPNKLLNKIIKVIIVIGIFGYIFHFLGLVARWYISGHAPWSNGYEAIIFISWVGISAGLALYRNSNALIPAAGFMVAVIMMGFAHGGSALDPQITPLVPVLKSYWLIVHVAIIVSSYGFFALSMIIAVISLVFYIISSKETYKIHHDTTLKELVIVSEMSLTIGLFALTVGNFLGGIWANESWGRYWSWDPKETWAFISIMVYAFVLHMRLVPGLRSKWAFNVATMFAFCSMVMTYFGVNYYLSGLHSYAAGDPVPVPAWVYIGLASMVILSAVSYVKFKALNKK, encoded by the coding sequence ATGAAGAAGCTCCAAGATATTCTTATCTCAACCAGAACAATGGCTGTGCTGTTACTGGTATTCGCATTTTCGATGGCCTATGCCACGTTTTTAGAAAACGATTACGGAACTCCAACAGCAAAAGCATTAATTTATGAAGCAAAATGGTTTGAACTGATTATGGTTCTGCTTATGTTAAACTTCATAGGAAATATCGGAAGATACAGACTTTGGAAAAGAGAAAAATGGCCGGTTTTGGTATTTCACCTTGCGTTCATTTTCATTTTCGTTGGGGGTGCAGTTACCAGATACATCAGTTTTGAAGGAACAATGCACATCAGAGAAGGTGAAACTTCAAACGAAATTGTAACCGACAAAAATTTCTTTAAAATTCAGATCGAAGAAAAAGGTGATGTTCTTAATTATCAAGATGTTCCTTATCTAATGTCTCCTTTGCACAAAGATTTCAACGCTACCTACGACTTCCGAGGAAAGGAAATTAAAGTAGTCACAAAAGATTATGTGCAAAGAAAAAAAGACAGCTTAGTTGCTGATCCAAGCGGTGCCGAATATCTACATTTGGTATCTACAGGGAAAATTGGAAGACAAAATATCTTCATCAAACCGGGTGAAACAAAGTCTATTAACGGAACTTTAGTAACATTCAACAGAGCAATTGAAGGCGCTGTAGAGTTTAAAACTGAAGGAGGAAAAATATTCATTAAAACTCCTGTTGATGCTACGTATATGACGATGGCAACTCAGGCTACAGGAAATACAACGAAAAACGAATTCCAACCTTTAGCGTTGAGAAGTTTATATAGCATTAATGAGCTAAAATTAGTTGTACCTGAAGGTCTTAAAAAAGGAAAACTACTTTCTATTGAAGGTGATAGAAAGAAAGATGCTAATATTCCTGATGTTTTAACGGTTGAACTTCAAGGGCCAAAAACAAAACAATTGGTAGAGCTTTCTGTGGAAAGAGGAAATCCAAATGCTTACAAACAAGTAACAATGGATGGTTTAAACATTATGGTCGGTTTCGGTCCTAAAGTTTACAATACACCTTTCGCACTTAAATTAGATGATTTCGTAATGGAAACTTATCCTGGAAGTACATCTCCAAGTGCTTATGAAAGTCACATTAAAATCATTGATGAAGGAAAACAAACGCCTTATAAAATTTATATGAATCACGTTTTAAATCATGGCGGTTACCGTTTCTTCCAGTCAAGTTTTGATCCGGACAGAATGGGAACAGTACTTTCTGTAAACCACGATTTCTGGGGAACTTTGATCTCTTATATAGGATACACATTATTATTTTCAGGAATGTTTGTTATTTTCTTCTGGAAAGGAACTCACTTCTGGAAATTAAATAAAATGCTGAAAGACGTTAACAAAAAAAGAGCAGCAATGGTTGTGCTATTGTTCTTAAGTTTAGGCTTAAATGCTCAGAAAATTGAAACGCACGGAACAACAGACGGAAGCAGTGAACACGTTCATATAGAAGGAGAAAGCCATAGCCACACTCCGGCGTCTGAAACGGTTCAGCCACAAGCCGCGCAGCCATTTACAAAAATGAAATTGGTTTCGGCAGATGAAATTATCGCCAGAAACAGAATCAGTGCAGAGCATGCCGATAAATTCGGATATTTATTGGTGCAGAATATTGAAGGTAGAATTGTTCCAATCAACACTCAGGCTTTAGATATTTTAAGAAAACTTTACCAAAAAGATGCATTCAGAGGTACAGATGGAAAGTCTTTAACAGCTGATCAATGGTTTATCTCAATTAATACAGATACTCCAAGTTGGACGATGGTTCCGATGATTAAAGTAGACTCAAAAGGAGGAAAAGCGCTTTTAGAAAAAACAAAAGCCAATGAAGATGGGTATACTTCTTTGATGAGTCTTTTCCCGGCTGATGCTAATGGAAACCTAACGTATATTTTAGAGGCAGATTATAACACGGCATTTCGTAAGAAAGCATCAGAACAAACTGAATATGACAAACAGATCATTAAAGTAAACGAAAGAGTTCAGATTTTTAATGAATTCTTCAGCGGACAGTTTATGAAAATTGTTCCTGTGAAAAATGATGCAAATCACACTTGGCATTCTTGGTTAGACCAAAAGTTTGAACCGGATATGGAATCTCAGCAAGTGATGGGACCTTATTTTGCAGAAGTATTGACGGCTCAAAAATCAGGAGACTGGACTAAAGCAGACGCTGAATTAGCAAAGCTTTCAGATTATCAGCAAAAATGGGGGAAAGCGGTTGTTCCTTCAAAATCTAAAGTTGATTTGGAAGTATTCATGAATAAAGTGAATATCAACTTCAAATTATTAATATTCTATACCATTATTGGAGGACTATTATTGATGTTAGGTTTTGTTGAATTATTCAAGCCTAATAAGCTTTTAAACAAAATCATTAAAGTAATTATTGTAATAGGAATATTCGGATATATTTTCCATTTCTTAGGATTGGTTGCAAGATGGTATATTTCAGGGCACGCACCTTGGAGTAACGGTTATGAAGCAATTATTTTTATTTCCTGGGTTGGAATTTCAGCTGGTTTAGCTTTATACAGAAACTCAAATGCATTAATTCCTGCAGCAGGATTTATGGTTGCAGTAATTATGATGGGATTTGCACACGGAGGTTCTGCGCTTGATCCTCAGATTACACCATTGGTTCCGGTATTAAAATCATATTGGTTGATCGTTCACGTGGCGATTATTGTTTCAAGTTATGGTTTCTTTGCCCTGTCAATGATTATTGCGGTAATCAGTTTAGTATTTTATATTATTTCTAGTAAAGAAACATACAAAATTCACCACGATACAACATTAAAAGAATTAGTAATTGTATCTGAAATGTCTCTTACCATCGGTTTATTTGCATTAACAGTAGGTAACTTCTTAGGAGGAATCTGGGCGAATGAATCTTGGGGTAGATACTGGAGCTGGGATCCGAAAGAAACTTGGGCTTTCATCTCAATCATGGTATATGCTTTTGTTTTACACATGAGATTGGTTCCTGGATTAAGAAGCAAATGGGCATTCAACGTAGCAACAATGTTTGCTTTCTGTTCAATGGTTATGACGTATTTTGGAGTAAATTATTACTTAAGCGGACTTCACTCTTACGCGGCAGGAGATCCTGTTCCGGTTCCGGCTTGGGTATATATCGGACTTGCATCGATGGTTATTTTATCTGCAGTTTCTTACGTTAAGTTTAAAGCTTTAAATAAAAAATAG
- a CDS encoding DNA translocase FtsK, with product MDKKTQKQQAESPEKGKILSKPRIFIGLTFILFSVVLVFSFISYLMNWKADQSQAGTMMDKTIKSSNIFGKLGDWLGNLFIFESIGVASFIIAFLFTVTGTMILKKKIFKPWMTFGHSLFFICWLPVLFGAITKGQGVLSGVYGYQIMDSLNAIIGSVGLWTVLVASIALYFILEFNLRPSSMKAKLDKINENTIGKVKSMMPNSEENFEADEELEEEIQETAPHVSVTDTTQKIKVEEPVSVPKGFPEVPVSTNLEPITTPNHTSFEEDKNDFSPSSVSLNLNTKPAVPVSTPEEAFDINPPKPVVKDEIKFNVEVAPVIDILDESDRKSKDLVDKHGLYDHKLDLANFQMPPVELLTDYGNEEISINKEELEENKNKIVGLLKNFNVGISEIKATIGPTVTLYEIVPEAGIRVSAIKKLQDDIALNLSALGIRIIAPMPGKGTIGIEVPRKNPTMVSMRSVIASHKFQNTDMDLPVVFGKTISNEVFMADLSKMPHLLMAGATGQGKSVGINAILTSLLYKKHPSELKFVMVDPKKVELSLYSKIERHYLAKLPDTDDAIITDTNKVINTLNSLCVEMDQRYDLLKNAFCKNLKEYNKKFTERKLNPENGHRYLPYIVLVVDEFADLIMTAGKEVELPIARLAQLARAVGIHLIVATQRPSVNVITGMIKANFPARAAFRVISSVDSRTILDSPGADQLIGKGDMLYFNGNEILRLQCAFVDTPEVERLAEFIGEQKGYASAFLLPEYVSEEATSNVGSFDPNEKDALFEDAARIIVSTQQGSTSMLQRQLKLGYNRAGRIMDQLEASGIVGGFNGAKAREVIISDLHSLEQFLEDLRR from the coding sequence ATGGACAAAAAGACACAAAAACAACAAGCGGAATCGCCTGAAAAAGGCAAAATCTTATCTAAGCCACGTATTTTTATCGGGCTTACTTTTATACTTTTTTCTGTCGTGCTTGTTTTCTCATTCATTTCTTATTTAATGAATTGGAAAGCAGACCAAAGCCAGGCAGGGACAATGATGGACAAGACTATAAAGTCATCGAATATTTTTGGGAAACTGGGCGACTGGCTCGGGAATCTCTTTATTTTTGAAAGCATAGGCGTTGCCTCTTTTATTATAGCATTTCTTTTCACAGTGACAGGTACAATGATCCTGAAAAAGAAGATCTTTAAACCTTGGATGACTTTCGGACATTCTTTATTCTTTATTTGCTGGCTTCCTGTTTTATTTGGAGCTATTACTAAAGGACAAGGTGTTTTAAGTGGAGTTTATGGGTATCAAATCATGGATTCTTTGAATGCCATCATTGGAAGCGTTGGACTTTGGACAGTTTTGGTTGCTAGTATTGCATTGTATTTTATTTTGGAATTTAATCTTCGTCCAAGCTCGATGAAGGCAAAATTGGATAAGATCAATGAAAATACGATCGGAAAGGTAAAATCTATGATGCCAAATTCTGAGGAAAACTTTGAAGCTGATGAAGAATTGGAAGAAGAAATCCAAGAAACGGCACCTCATGTTTCGGTAACAGATACAACTCAAAAAATAAAAGTTGAAGAACCTGTGAGTGTTCCAAAAGGATTTCCTGAGGTTCCTGTTTCAACAAATTTAGAACCGATCACAACTCCAAATCATACTTCATTTGAAGAGGATAAAAATGATTTTTCACCATCATCTGTTAGTTTAAATCTAAATACAAAACCTGCCGTTCCGGTTTCAACTCCGGAAGAAGCATTTGATATTAATCCTCCAAAACCGGTTGTTAAAGATGAGATTAAATTCAATGTAGAAGTTGCTCCGGTAATTGATATTCTGGATGAATCTGACAGAAAATCTAAAGACCTCGTTGATAAGCACGGACTTTACGATCACAAATTAGATTTGGCGAATTTCCAAATGCCTCCTGTTGAACTTTTAACAGATTATGGTAATGAAGAAATTTCTATCAACAAAGAAGAATTAGAAGAAAATAAAAATAAGATTGTTGGACTTTTAAAGAATTTCAACGTTGGAATTTCTGAAATTAAAGCGACGATCGGGCCAACCGTTACATTATACGAAATTGTACCGGAAGCGGGAATTAGAGTTTCTGCGATCAAAAAACTACAGGATGATATTGCTTTAAATCTTTCAGCATTAGGAATCAGAATTATTGCTCCAATGCCAGGAAAAGGAACAATTGGAATTGAAGTTCCTAGAAAAAATCCTACAATGGTTTCTATGCGTTCTGTGATCGCTTCGCATAAATTTCAAAATACAGATATGGATCTTCCAGTCGTGTTTGGAAAAACAATTTCGAACGAAGTCTTCATGGCCGATCTTTCAAAGATGCCTCACTTATTGATGGCGGGTGCTACAGGACAAGGAAAATCAGTTGGTATCAACGCCATCCTTACTTCCCTACTCTACAAGAAACACCCAAGTGAATTGAAATTCGTGATGGTGGATCCTAAAAAAGTGGAACTTTCTTTATATTCAAAAATTGAAAGACATTATTTAGCCAAACTTCCGGATACAGATGACGCAATTATCACAGATACCAATAAAGTAATTAATACGTTGAATTCTCTTTGTGTAGAAATGGATCAACGATATGACCTACTTAAAAATGCATTCTGTAAAAACTTAAAAGAATACAACAAAAAATTCACGGAAAGAAAATTAAACCCTGAAAACGGACACCGTTATTTACCTTACATCGTTTTGGTAGTCGACGAGTTTGCAGATTTAATTATGACTGCCGGAAAAGAAGTTGAATTACCAATCGCAAGATTAGCCCAGCTAGCCAGAGCGGTAGGAATTCACTTAATTGTTGCAACACAAAGACCTTCTGTAAACGTAATTACAGGTATGATTAAAGCTAACTTCCCTGCCAGAGCAGCATTTAGAGTAATTTCAAGTGTGGATTCAAGAACTATTTTGGATTCTCCGGGAGCAGATCAGTTGATTGGTAAAGGAGATATGCTTTATTTTAACGGAAATGAAATTTTAAGACTTCAATGTGCTTTCGTAGATACTCCGGAAGTAGAAAGACTGGCAGAATTCATCGGTGAACAAAAAGGATATGCTTCTGCTTTCCTGCTTCCTGAATATGTTTCCGAAGAAGCTACAAGCAATGTCGGTTCTTTTGATCCGAATGAAAAAGATGCTTTATTTGAAGATGCTGCGAGAATTATTGTTTCTACTCAACAAGGTTCAACATCAATGCTTCAGAGACAGTTGAAATTAGGTTACAACAGAGCAGGAAGAATTATGGATCAGTTGGAAGCGAGCGGTATTGTAGGAGGTTTCAATGGAGCAAAAGCTAGAGAAGTGATTATTAGTGATCTTCATTCTTTGGAACAGTTTTTGGAAGATCTGCGTAGATAG
- a CDS encoding Crp/Fnr family transcriptional regulator, with product MLDLLYKNITRHISLSEEEFQRFSEPFQLKKFQKKEVVLREGDYCLFEGFVLNGCFKVYFLTEDGFEQTLYFAVESWWITDLDSLINNVPSTLNIEALENSEVLMISKKDKELLYETMPQVEKLFRIMNQQSSVALQRRILSLMNKTADKRYLEFLEKYPTLEQRLTQQQVASYLGISHEFLSKIRKKTILGNR from the coding sequence ATGCTCGATTTACTATATAAAAATATTACTCGCCACATTTCACTTTCAGAAGAAGAATTTCAACGTTTTTCTGAGCCTTTTCAGCTTAAAAAATTTCAAAAAAAAGAAGTTGTATTAAGAGAAGGAGATTATTGTCTTTTTGAAGGCTTTGTTTTAAATGGATGCTTCAAGGTTTATTTTTTAACAGAAGACGGATTTGAGCAAACCCTATATTTTGCAGTCGAAAGTTGGTGGATTACAGATCTTGACAGCTTAATCAACAATGTTCCAAGTACTTTAAATATTGAAGCTTTAGAAAACAGTGAAGTTTTAATGATCTCAAAAAAAGACAAAGAGCTTCTTTACGAAACGATGCCGCAGGTTGAAAAACTTTTCAGGATTATGAATCAGCAATCTTCGGTGGCTTTGCAAAGACGGATTTTATCTTTAATGAATAAAACCGCAGACAAACGCTACCTGGAATTTCTAGAGAAATATCCTACACTCGAACAACGGTTAACCCAACAACAGGTTGCATCTTACTTGGGAATTTCGCATGAATTTTTAAGTAAAATCAGAAAGAAGACCATATTAGGAAATAGATAA
- a CDS encoding LolA family protein has translation MKNSISKIILGGFVIGAVGFTNAQKIDAKAKKILDDITANYKSKKNTYFKFSFGSGVNGAVGKTEPGIYYASGDKYKLKIMDTEQIFDGSKIYNINTEDMEVTVAKPNASSTMFSPINYLSSYRNDYNVTYDGKKTVNGVSTDFIKLTPVKANGLKYVYIFVDSAKKQMVKLEQHGNNKDVAVIAIKEYKENQDLDANMFVFDKNKYKNYVITEL, from the coding sequence ATGAAAAACAGTATTTCAAAAATAATATTAGGAGGATTTGTAATTGGAGCAGTTGGATTTACCAATGCACAAAAAATTGATGCTAAGGCTAAAAAAATATTAGACGACATCACAGCAAATTATAAATCTAAAAAGAACACCTATTTTAAATTTTCTTTCGGAAGCGGTGTAAACGGAGCGGTTGGAAAAACAGAGCCGGGAATTTATTATGCTTCAGGAGATAAATATAAATTGAAGATTATGGACACAGAACAGATCTTCGACGGTAGCAAAATTTACAACATCAATACAGAAGATATGGAGGTTACTGTTGCAAAGCCAAACGCAAGCAGCACGATGTTTTCTCCTATCAATTATCTTTCTTCGTATAGAAACGATTATAATGTAACTTATGACGGAAAGAAAACTGTAAATGGAGTAAGCACAGATTTCATAAAATTAACTCCCGTAAAAGCAAACGGATTAAAATATGTCTACATTTTTGTAGATTCTGCTAAAAAACAAATGGTAAAACTAGAACAGCACGGAAATAATAAAGACGTTGCTGTAATTGCCATTAAAGAATATAAGGAAAATCAGGATCTTGATGCTAATATGTTTGTATTTGATAAGAATAAATACAAAAATTACGTTATCACAGAACTATAA
- a CDS encoding cysteine hydrolase family protein encodes MKNLFKITVTICLVFISLIKINAQKKGSMENTALLIIDVQNDYFKGGKMTLVGAEEAGKKTQQVLEYFRKNNLPVINIKHIATNEGADFFLPDTKGAEINSIVEPKNGEKVIVKHYPNSFRDTELLEYLQSKGIKNLVISGMMTDVCVESTTRAAFDLGFNNTIISDATATRDRELFGKIVKAEEIQRSFLAGISTLGNLYARVITTADLLKGK; translated from the coding sequence ATGAAAAATTTATTTAAAATCACGGTGACCATCTGTTTGGTCTTCATTTCATTAATTAAAATTAACGCACAAAAAAAAGGAAGCATGGAAAATACAGCATTATTAATCATTGATGTTCAAAATGATTATTTTAAAGGAGGGAAAATGACCTTAGTAGGAGCAGAAGAAGCAGGTAAAAAAACACAACAGGTTTTAGAATATTTTAGAAAAAATAATCTTCCGGTAATCAACATCAAACATATTGCAACCAATGAAGGAGCAGACTTCTTTTTGCCGGATACAAAAGGTGCCGAAATTAATTCTATAGTTGAACCGAAAAATGGTGAAAAAGTAATTGTAAAACATTACCCAAACAGCTTCAGAGATACTGAACTTTTGGAATATTTGCAATCAAAAGGAATCAAAAATCTTGTAATTTCGGGGATGATGACGGATGTTTGTGTAGAATCTACTACAAGAGCGGCTTTTGATTTAGGTTTCAATAATACAATTATAAGCGATGCAACAGCAACAAGAGACAGAGAGTTATTTGGAAAAATTGTAAAGGCAGAAGAAATTCAGAGATCATTCTTGGCGGGAATTTCAACATTAGGAAATCTTTACGCCAGAGTTATTACGACTGCTGATTTATTAAAGGGGAAATAA